The following proteins are co-located in the Candidatus Goldiibacteriota bacterium genome:
- a CDS encoding carbohydrate ABC transporter permease produces MNEAKIKKIMVITGCAAAVVICLLPFIYMAVISLLDTDKLFSGTGVYVTFSNYINVISGENLHFPEYLKNSILISLLSSFFTVLIAALAAYAVARLNIAGKTLILLAVLCLSLFPQISIAGYIFKILSAIGLINTYSGLIFPYIAWSLPLCLWILTSYFMSVPKALDDAAGVDGANSLQILLYVILPVAIPGIVTSFLITFIFTLNEFLFALMFTMDHTARTVPVAIALFTGLHGELPWGDIMAAAAITTAPVIVIAAVFQKKIISGLTKGAVK; encoded by the coding sequence ATGAACGAAGCCAAAATAAAAAAAATAATGGTAATTACGGGCTGCGCGGCTGCTGTTGTTATCTGCCTGCTTCCGTTTATTTATATGGCGGTGATAAGCCTTCTGGACACAGATAAGCTTTTTTCGGGTACGGGTGTTTATGTGACTTTTTCAAATTACATAAATGTAATTTCGGGGGAAAATCTTCACTTTCCCGAATACCTTAAAAACAGTATTTTAATTTCCCTTTTATCATCGTTTTTTACCGTTTTAATAGCGGCGCTTGCGGCTTACGCGGTGGCGCGGCTGAATATAGCGGGAAAGACGCTTATACTTCTTGCTGTTTTATGCCTTTCTTTATTTCCGCAGATCAGCATTGCGGGGTATATATTTAAAATACTTTCCGCCATTGGGCTTATAAACACTTACAGCGGGCTTATATTTCCTTACATAGCATGGTCGCTGCCGCTGTGCCTGTGGATTCTTACAAGTTATTTTATGTCTGTGCCAAAAGCGCTTGATGACGCGGCCGGTGTTGACGGCGCGAATTCTCTGCAGATACTTTTATATGTCATTCTGCCTGTGGCAATTCCGGGTATTGTTACGTCGTTTCTTATCACTTTTATTTTCACGTTGAATGAATTTTTATTTGCGCTTATGTTTACGATGGATCATACGGCAAGGACCGTGCCTGTGGCGATAGCGTTATTTACCGGGCTTCACGGGGAACTGCCCTGGGGTGATATAATGGCGGCGGCCGCGATTACAACCGCGCCGGTAATAGTTATAGCCGCTGTTTTTCAGAAAAAAATAATAAGCGGACTGACCAAAGGCGCCGTAAAATAA
- a CDS encoding sugar ABC transporter permease: protein MNKKITPYLYIIPLFAAISLLILVPAFGTFINSFYRDVTFLDKEFIFFSNYLSLFGDNGFVQSLRFTVMFTLISVPFEMALGVMLALLLNEKIPGRGFLRVAVLIPWAIPVAVSGRIWQLIYNYSYGLINTIFLSLGISDAPVNWLGTGTSAFVSLVIADAWKTVPFVAIIILAGLQSIPDEIHEQAKTDGAGIFQRFFLLVLPILKPVIIVALLFRTIDALRIFDIIFVITGGGPGGSTNSLSLYAYNYYLSGDFGAGSAVSVILFLIALILSVVYVSAGKFSEDMK, encoded by the coding sequence ATGAATAAAAAAATTACCCCGTATTTATATATAATTCCTCTTTTTGCCGCGATATCGCTGTTGATACTTGTCCCCGCGTTCGGAACTTTTATAAACAGTTTTTACAGAGATGTGACCTTTTTAGACAAAGAATTCATATTTTTCAGCAATTACCTGTCGCTTTTCGGCGACAACGGTTTTGTTCAGTCGCTGCGTTTTACCGTTATGTTCACGCTGATATCCGTGCCTTTTGAAATGGCGCTTGGGGTTATGCTTGCGCTTCTGCTTAATGAAAAGATTCCGGGAAGGGGATTTTTAAGGGTGGCGGTGCTTATACCGTGGGCAATTCCGGTGGCGGTATCCGGAAGAATTTGGCAGCTTATTTATAATTACAGTTACGGGCTTATAAACACAATTTTTTTAAGCCTGGGAATTTCAGACGCGCCGGTCAACTGGCTGGGCACCGGCACAAGCGCGTTTGTTTCCCTTGTAATAGCCGACGCGTGGAAAACAGTCCCGTTTGTGGCGATAATAATACTTGCCGGGCTTCAGTCTATTCCCGATGAAATCCACGAACAGGCTAAAACTGACGGCGCCGGAATATTTCAAAGGTTTTTTCTTCTTGTGCTTCCCATATTAAAACCTGTTATTATTGTGGCGCTGCTTTTCAGGACAATTGACGCGCTAAGGATATTTGATATTATATTTGTTATAACGGGAGGGGGGCCGGGCGGTTCAACAAATTCGCTTTCTTTATACGCTTATAATTATTATCTTTCGGGTGATTTTGGCGCGGGATCAGCAGTATCTGTAATATTGTTTTTAATCGCGCTTATTCTGTCCGTTGTTTATGTCAGTGCGGGAAAGTTTTCGGAGGACATGAAATGA
- a CDS encoding ABC transporter substrate-binding protein: MKKSIFIAVIFLILFIFISCNKAPKDTVVFSTGGAPAELAVWEEVIKDFTALTGIKVELNRQPTDSDLRRQGLVVPMKAKKTTPDVFMMDVAWIAQFAASGWLFEFPKEYADKGVFFESIISTADVYNDKVIALPVNVDGGVLYYRKDIAKPPETWEQLVMLSKKHNMPFVWQGAQYEGLVCNFLEYAISAGGGINLESKNIVNSGENIKALAFMKGLIHADKVSPANTYTEMKEEEVRNVFQSGKALFERNWPYAWALHESDDSAVKGKTGIAPLPYFKGNKSASTLGGWHVGVSRYSVNKDKSLRFAEYITSYDVQKKFALKLGWNPAHKSVYKDREVLGKYPHFSALSGVFNNAAARPNVPYYTQLSSILQKHLNSALAGRTEPKGALDSAENEIKAAIKRYE, from the coding sequence ATGAAAAAAAGTATTTTTATCGCGGTAATATTTTTGATTTTATTTATCTTTATCTCCTGTAACAAAGCCCCCAAAGACACCGTTGTTTTTTCAACAGGCGGAGCTCCCGCGGAACTTGCCGTATGGGAAGAAGTTATAAAAGATTTTACCGCTCTGACGGGCATAAAAGTTGAATTGAACCGCCAGCCGACTGATTCTGATTTAAGAAGGCAGGGGCTTGTGGTTCCGATGAAGGCAAAAAAAACAACCCCTGATGTATTTATGATGGATGTCGCGTGGATAGCGCAGTTTGCCGCTTCCGGATGGCTTTTTGAATTCCCAAAAGAGTACGCGGATAAAGGGGTGTTTTTTGAAAGTATAATTTCCACCGCTGACGTATATAATGATAAAGTTATCGCGCTTCCGGTAAACGTTGACGGCGGTGTTTTATATTACAGAAAAGATATCGCAAAACCGCCTGAAACATGGGAACAGCTTGTAATGCTTTCAAAAAAACATAATATGCCTTTTGTATGGCAGGGAGCCCAGTATGAAGGCCTTGTATGTAATTTTCTTGAATACGCGATAAGCGCCGGCGGCGGAATAAATCTTGAATCAAAAAATATTGTAAATTCCGGGGAAAATATAAAAGCGCTTGCTTTTATGAAAGGGCTTATTCACGCTGATAAAGTTTCTCCCGCAAACACTTATACGGAAATGAAAGAAGAAGAGGTAAGAAATGTTTTCCAGTCGGGCAAAGCCCTTTTTGAAAGAAACTGGCCTTACGCGTGGGCGCTGCATGAATCCGATGATTCGGCGGTAAAAGGCAAAACAGGTATAGCGCCGCTTCCTTATTTTAAAGGCAATAAAAGCGCGTCAACGCTTGGAGGCTGGCATGTAGGGGTTTCCCGTTATTCTGTAAATAAGGATAAAAGCCTCAGATTTGCTGAATATATAACTTCTTACGATGTTCAGAAAAAATTTGCCTTAAAACTTGGATGGAACCCCGCGCATAAAAGCGTATATAAAGACAGGGAAGTACTGGGAAAATATCCGCACTTTTCGGCTTTAAGCGGTGTTTTTAATAACGCGGCTGCAAGGCCAAATGTACCGTATTACACGCAGCTGTCGTCAATACTGCAAAAACACCTAAACAGCGCTTTGGCGGGCAGGACAGAACCAAAAGGCGCCCTTGACAGCGCGGAAAATGAAATTAAAGCGGCAATAAAGAGATATGAATAA